In Leptospira congkakensis, one DNA window encodes the following:
- a CDS encoding rod shape-determining protein — MIFDNLYGLFSNDMGIDLGTANTLVHVKGQGIVLSEPSVVAVQASTGRVLAVGQEAKRMLGRTPGDIVAIRPMKDGVIADFETVEKMIRYFIAKVHNRTTFVKPRIVIGVPSGITEVERRAVRESAEQAGAREIFLIEEALAAAIGANIPIHEPAGNMIVDIGGGTTEIAVISLGGMVIAESIRTGGDEFDEAIVKYLRNQYNLVVGERTAEDIKLTIGNAFADKRVDTMEVKGRDAISGLPRTLELDSNEIRKALKEPTDEILDGIKSVLERTPPELAADIVERGIVLTGGGCLLRGLEHYLTKETGVPVFRAENPLTCVVLGTGRYLDELKYIKPGIR, encoded by the coding sequence ATGATATTTGATAACCTCTATGGACTTTTCTCGAACGATATGGGAATCGATTTGGGAACCGCGAACACCCTCGTGCATGTGAAAGGGCAAGGAATTGTCTTATCAGAACCGTCGGTCGTGGCAGTCCAGGCCTCTACTGGCCGAGTCCTCGCAGTGGGACAAGAAGCAAAACGAATGCTAGGAAGAACTCCTGGTGACATCGTTGCCATCCGCCCTATGAAAGACGGGGTGATTGCTGACTTCGAAACTGTAGAAAAGATGATTCGTTACTTCATCGCCAAAGTCCACAACCGCACTACATTTGTAAAACCGCGCATCGTCATCGGAGTTCCTTCTGGGATTACCGAAGTAGAAAGACGTGCCGTTCGTGAGTCTGCTGAACAAGCAGGGGCTCGCGAAATCTTCCTCATCGAAGAAGCTCTCGCAGCGGCGATTGGCGCCAATATCCCGATCCATGAACCAGCAGGAAACATGATCGTTGATATCGGAGGGGGAACCACAGAAATCGCTGTGATCTCTCTTGGTGGTATGGTGATTGCTGAGTCCATCCGAACTGGTGGTGACGAATTTGATGAAGCCATTGTGAAATACCTTCGTAACCAATACAACCTAGTCGTTGGAGAAAGAACTGCTGAGGACATCAAACTCACTATCGGAAATGCATTCGCAGACAAACGTGTGGATACAATGGAAGTAAAAGGTCGTGACGCTATTTCTGGTCTTCCGCGCACTCTCGAACTTGATTCTAACGAAATCCGTAAAGCCCTGAAAGAACCAACAGACGAAATCCTAGACGGAATCAAATCGGTTCTCGAGCGCACTCCTCCAGAACTTGCGGCCGACATCGTAGAACGAGGAATCGTTCTCACAGGTGGTGGTTGCCTGCTTCGTGGACTTGAACACTACCTCACAAAAGAAACAGGAGTTCCGGTATTCCGTGCTGAAAACCCACTGACTTGTGTGGTTCTTGGAACAGGACGATACCTGGATGAACTGAAATACATTAAGCCGGGAATCCGATAA
- a CDS encoding Ppx/GppA phosphatase family protein translates to MLPFSQILRKPNSAFRTEKILAAIDLGTNSFHIVVVKLRPDGTLEYLTKEKESVRLGSGSSDYAVIQDDAMERGLACLKRFRTLADSYHAEIRAVATSALREAENRQVFLDRAEKETGIKIQVVSGNEEARLIYLGILQGLPVFDKRILLIDIGGGSTELLVGEKGEILFSTSLKLGAIRLTEKYLKKDPISPTDIQKCRIHIESVLSAFLPQIETWKPFMVVGSSGTITSVTSIVLEKKMEKRDRLNGTEITIDQFKEARKQVLDADSLKKRLKIPGLDAKRGDIIVGGVLVLDEVLQRIKAPSFTVSEFALREGIVYDTIESWFRHKDSSLPPLDNIREKAIKTVANLYPQGKRHAEAVAKITLQMFDDLKDLHGLGNLERDYLETACYLHQVGLCISHHNYHKHSYYIIRNSEAMVGFSNAEIEIIALIARYHRKGGPKGKHEEFKALRPDDQLLVKKLAAFLRIGDGLDRSEKSIIERLDAVVEQGKVLCRLYHPKGADPNLEIWSVAEKKDLFEETYGLSLEFQTFTL, encoded by the coding sequence ATGCTTCCTTTCTCACAAATTTTAAGAAAACCCAATTCCGCATTTCGCACGGAAAAGATACTCGCTGCCATTGATTTGGGCACAAATTCTTTCCACATCGTTGTCGTAAAACTAAGACCGGATGGTACACTCGAATATCTGACAAAGGAAAAGGAATCGGTAAGACTCGGGAGCGGTAGCAGTGATTATGCGGTCATCCAGGACGATGCGATGGAGAGGGGACTTGCTTGTCTCAAACGGTTTCGCACTCTTGCGGATTCTTATCACGCGGAAATTCGAGCCGTTGCCACAAGTGCCCTACGGGAAGCAGAGAACCGCCAAGTATTTCTAGACAGAGCCGAGAAGGAAACAGGCATCAAAATCCAAGTGGTTTCTGGAAACGAGGAAGCAAGGCTGATTTACCTCGGAATTTTACAAGGTCTACCGGTTTTTGACAAACGAATCTTACTCATTGATATTGGAGGAGGGAGTACAGAACTTCTTGTGGGTGAAAAGGGAGAGATTCTATTTTCCACCAGTTTGAAACTTGGTGCCATTCGGTTGACGGAAAAGTATCTTAAAAAAGATCCCATAAGTCCAACGGACATCCAAAAGTGTAGGATTCATATTGAGTCGGTTTTATCTGCCTTTTTACCTCAGATTGAAACTTGGAAACCTTTTATGGTTGTGGGAAGTTCGGGAACGATCACCTCTGTGACCTCCATTGTTTTGGAAAAAAAGATGGAAAAAAGGGACAGATTGAACGGAACAGAAATTACAATTGATCAGTTTAAAGAAGCACGTAAGCAGGTGTTAGATGCTGATAGTTTGAAAAAAAGGCTTAAAATTCCAGGGCTTGATGCCAAAAGAGGGGATATCATCGTCGGTGGGGTTTTGGTTTTAGATGAAGTTTTACAAAGGATCAAGGCTCCTTCTTTTACTGTGAGTGAGTTTGCCCTTCGGGAAGGGATTGTTTATGATACAATCGAATCCTGGTTTCGCCATAAAGATTCTTCGCTGCCACCTCTAGACAATATTCGTGAAAAAGCCATCAAAACCGTAGCCAATCTTTATCCCCAAGGAAAAAGACATGCAGAAGCTGTTGCTAAGATCACCTTGCAGATGTTTGATGATTTGAAGGATTTACATGGTCTTGGTAATTTGGAACGAGACTATCTGGAAACAGCTTGTTATTTGCACCAAGTCGGACTTTGTATTTCTCATCACAACTACCACAAACATAGTTATTATATCATTCGGAATTCAGAGGCTATGGTGGGTTTTTCCAATGCAGAAATTGAAATCATCGCTCTGATTGCTCGTTATCATAGAAAGGGTGGGCCCAAAGGGAAACATGAAGAGTTTAAGGCGCTGAGGCCTGATGACCAACTTCTTGTCAAAAAATTGGCGGCCTTTCTACGCATTGGGGATGGGCTAGACCGATCCGAAAAATCTATTATAGAAAGGCTTGATGCAGTGGTAGAACAAGGAAAGGTTCTTTGTAGGTTGTATCATCCCAAAGGAGCAGATCCCAATTTAGAAATTTGGTCTGTTGCGGAGAAAAAAGATCTTTTTGAAGAAACCTATGGTCTTTCTTTAGAGTTCCAGACCTTTACTTTATGA